The genomic stretch TCAATCAATGTACTTTTATTGGGTCTCTTTCTTTTTATCCTGGATCCGAACAAGGATGGCTACCATAATGAGTTGTCACTTTCGAGCTGTGAATGGTGGTAAAAGAGTCACAAAATTCACTCTAAGAGTTTATGTTTTTGTCTTCTTGAAGAGCTTTGAACCACGTCATTGCGGCTCCGTTAAGGGTTAGCACGAATAAGTTTCATTTTACCAATTTCATGACttattttatattaaaatttaaaaaaatcaattaacattaaaatttattttgaatatttattctaaaaaatcaatttaaaaatatattactttgaaaattataatattttaattatataaaatTTTTGTATAATACTTTTTTTTTGTCTTATATCTTATACTCTCATTTATTTTGATTCCATTGTTTTGAAAAACATCATTTCTATCATTCAATTTTTCAAAACTATTTAGTATTTTCCATCTAAATGTCAATAACAACTGCAATTTCCGTTAATATAACCAATGACATGTAATATTAAAATTGTCACTTATTTAAGTACTGTATAAACGATTACTAAATTTTTTTTCTTATAAAGTTTGCTAGCTTTTATTGAaaaatcttcatcttcttcctaAGTTTAATGTGATAATCCTTGAATGTGGTCATTCCtttttttttaatatcaaaatgTCACTTTCTTCTTGGATTGAAATTCTTTTGATTGGACCTTGATGAAGAAACTGTCCCATAGCTCAAAGTTAAAACCATTTTCAGCATCATATCCATTAACCCCTAATGCAATTGATTAATcacttttttttaataaaaaatctTTAACAAACTAGTCCTATTTCAATTAATCATAATCTATTTCTGTTTATTTCTAAGACTCGGTCAGTATAGTTTTGGACCCAATTActttattaatttaattatttatatttatttattctCGGATGAATGACTAATTAACATGTTACACGACAGATTCCAAGTCATTGGATTTGGTACCAGAACTGGAGTTGCTGCGATTCAAAGATTTACCTATTTTCAATTTAACAAATCCACATGATTTCCTTCATAGCATCTCTAAAACACTTTCAATAACACCTTTAGGTGTTATTTTCAACACTGTGGAAAGTTTAGAAGATTCATCTCtaaatcatcttcatcatctaTACAATGTTAATCTCTTCCCCATAGGCCCTCTACACATGATTGCCAATGAGTTCGATAATATCAGCATTGTGCGAGAAAAGGATAATTGTATATCTTGGCTAAACAACAAACCAAGAAAATCTGTGTTATATGTAAGCTTAGGAAGCATTGCTAGTTGGGAAGAGAAAGAGCTAACTGAAATGGCTTGCGGCTTAGTGAAGAGCAGACAAAATTTCCTTTGGGTTATTCGACCCGAGACAGTTACCGATGTTTCGTCGTGGTTGGAATCGTTGTCGGAAGATGTTAAATTAGGTGTGGTAGAGAGAGGTTGTGTTGTGAAATGGGCACCTCAAAGTGAGGTTTTGGCACATGAAGCTGTTGGAGGTTTTTGGAGTCATTGTGGTTGGAATTCAACATTGGAGAGTTTGTGTGAAGGAGTACCAATTATTTGTCAACCTTATTTTGGAGATCAGAGGGTAAATGCTAGATTGTTGAGCCATGTTTGGAAGGTGGGTTTGGAATGGTGTAATGTCATGGAAAGAAATGAGGTTGAAAAGGTTGTTAGAAGACTTATGGTGAATCAAGAAGGGGAGGAATTGAGGAAAAGAGCAATTGAATTGAAGCATGAGATTAGGTTGTCTTTAAGTGGTTCTTCATGTGATGCATTAGATGGATTGGTAAAGTGTATCCTATCTATGAATGTTTGATTAGTAATAAGGGTTGATCATTTATGTAAAATAAACAAAGAAATGAAGCATATTGTAAATCTAATAGGGTTTGAGTTTCATTTGGCTTAAGTAGATGTTTTAGGTTTGAATTAAAACTATACATGTTACGATTTGGCTTAAGTAGATGTTTTAGGTTTAAATTAAAACTATACTTGTTACGATTTGTTATTTTATGAGAACATTTGATTAACATtcgcatatatatatatatatatatatatatatatatatatatatatatatatatatatatatatatatatatatatatatatatatatatatatatatatatatttgagTTCATTGTATAGAAAAAACATACAAATGTTTATACGATATTGATATTATTTATCTTacaaatttcaaaaaaaattatttgtatATAATATTTGATGTTGAATTAGTATATTGATGATCTTCATTTTTTGTTATCGACAATTTCAATTTTCCTTTTGAAGTGACTTTTGAAATTGCAATGTATAATTGATTGTGTGAAAACACGAAGAAAGAAATTCCAACATGCTTAAGTAACTGACATTGACTTTTATTAATAGTCATTGCAAAAGAAATACTCAATAGAAATTATCTTGACTAAGATTTGAAACAAATTTTCACATCAGATGGTGTCAAGGACAATCGAGGAGTAAAGACCTTATCCCTGGTATTACCCCTTGAGATCACATTTCCTTCAACAACATATTTTTCCATCTTTATAGTTATGAATCTAGTTTTATTGTACAATTCTAAATACTAGTCAATAATTTTTAATAACATTAATGGAGTGTGAATGTTACCGACTAAATCATTGTAGGAGTTGGGTGAGTACAAACTATCATAACTCAAATATATTTTTTCCTTCTTGAAAAATAAATATAACGCATATTCATTAACCATATCAATAATGAATTTTTATTATCGGAAAAAGATACTTCATTCATATTATCTAAAATAGAAAGATATGAGATTTCAACAATTGCTGCAAAAGGATTGCTATCAATTGAAATATACAAATCATGTGGGATATCAAGTGTGATATCCATGTCACCAGAGTCTACAATTGCATCATCACCAATGCCTAAATCTCATTCCGAAAAACTGTTTCATCTCCTCATTATTTGTACGTATCTGACATGTCTCATGTGGTTTATAATCTCGTTGTTAGTGTCATATATGTAGAATTGAGAAAACTTTGGATCTTTTCCAAGTAGGTGTAACAAAATTCATATTTGATGAAAAACATTTCACAATTCAATACTAAAGCAAGTGGGTATTACAATTGTTCATATCATCGTTGCATTAAATGACCTGTTTCACCATAGTGAGTTCAAACCAAGTCGCTAGAATTTCCCTTTGGTTGAATGTTGTGGTTCTTAAACAAGAAATAAGTTGGTGAGTTTTATTGGTTAACATGGTAGAGTTCTTAGAGATCAAATGAGAGCCTCTCATTGTCTTCTATTATTGAACTTCGGGCCCGACATACATATATGTACTCTCTAAGTAAATATTTGGATCTTTTCGTAATATCTCCCCACAAATATGATCAAAACCAGACACAAAGGAACTAAAAATATATGAACCCAGAGCCTTGCCATTGCGCAATATAAATGGAGGTTTTCGATAAAGCATCCCAAATTTCATGCGCAGGGTGAAGGAAAATAAATCGTTGCATTAATGACGAACTCGTTGAGTCAATCAACCAAATTTTCACTATGATTCTATGTAATCCATTATCCAAGGTTTGGATCTTATAATGCAAGTTTTTTTTCGTTTCTCCAGTCAATTTCCCATCTTTATTACACACACTGATATATATTTTCATGAGTTGAGACCAAAATGGGTAATTACTCTCATCTAGGATAACATTGTTTGAGAAGTCTTAATTTTCTTGTGAATAATAATTGGAGTTAGTGGGTTTGATCAAAGGTTTATTCAATTTCCTCTAATTCAATATGTGGATAGGTGATCATTGGATCATATTTTTGACACTCTGAGTTAGTGATAAATTATCTCCAAGATGCACCATATGTTTGGGTCCATTGACTTGTTTGATAGTGGATCATAAGTCAAACACTTGAGTTTGCtttcatttttccttttgttctcttctttcttctttgaGTTTTGAACAATTGTGCTTCATGCCTTGAGAGTTTGATTTGGTATCAACACTCTAACACGATTGCCACATACATTACTTTCCTCATGATTACTAACTTGTTACATTAAACCTCctaacatttactttatgcaatttacttttgGGCCTgtactttatgcaatttacttttatgtctcATTACCCATCATCTCACTTCATACATTATTCATCTTGTCTTATTCATCTTATGTTTCTTATATTGTGTTTGGTCTGCTTGACAATctcaatgaatcaaaacatgataaaatggatAGACTTGATCCTTAAGACCcatgcttgacttggagtgatATTGAAGACTTTGGACTTTGGACTTAGGACTTAGACCTATGCTTGATTTGGAGTGACCTTGGACTCATTGACCTCTTGATCACTTACACCTTGTTCACCTGTTGAACTTGTGAACTTGCGATCTTGTGATCTTGTTTTTTTGTTCATTGCCTTATACCTTTGCTTACCACATTCATTTGTTTAGGTTAGCCTACATTAACACACACATGGCTTACTCTTGagctacctaacaatgagacctaGGCTTAGTACACTTTTTCacacatggcttactcttgggttACCTTACAATGAGAACCTAGACTAGTCTTTGCATGATCATTCATTGTGTGTTTTATCCATCTCATTCCCTTTGATTTAGCTTTATCAATTCTCATTTGATCAACTAGATCCTTTGACTTTGCATACATTCcatttgtctttgtcaagtgaccataaaTATCTTGGTCACTTGATGAGACTTGTCTCTGTTGCTTTGGAGCTCAAGATTCCCAGCAAGTACAAGACTTCAAGCTCAAGTCAAGGTATCATCCATTTGCCTCATCCCCATAGAGCATCCCTAAGAACCTGTCTCAATAACTTGTCAAACATTGACAAGTAttgcatgccatgagccttaagcaatagagaaggagtgagaGAGAGCATTCCTATCCTTATTTTGTATATTTTGGGTACGTGACTAATGACTCAGTTGCTCAGagtattcacctttattcatagactcTAGTTCAATTCTAGTCAATTCATTATCAAGTCTATATCTAGCCATGTGGCTCTACTTTCAAGTTCATTTTGGTTTAAACATCATCTCAAGTTTattttggtttaaacaccatcCTTTGCTTCTTTTCTGGTTTAAACACTgacctttggtttaaacaccactctattggtttaaacaccactcaTTGCTTCTTTTCCGGTTTAAACATCGACCTttagtttaaacaccacttttgCTTCTTTTCCAGTTTAGACACCGACCTTTAGTTTAAACAtcactttttcttcttttccggtttaaacaccgacttttagtttaaacaccactcctttggtttaaacaccacctttTTTTTCTTAACCTCTGGTTTAAACACCATAATCATtttcctttggtttaaacaccacttcaGTCATTTTCTAGCCTTttccggtttaaacaccacccccGATCATATATTTCTTTCAGTCTTAGTTCTCCAAACTACTGAGCTCTGGATTTCTTATTGTActatgaggatatgtaggcacgaggatgcgaatctTTGGCGAGCATTTTTCTTACTTTTccctcttttctttctctagtTCTATGAATTAcgaggctctgactttctcattgtactatgagaatacgtaggcatgagagCCCCAATCCTCCTCTAACACTCTTTTTTCTAACCCattttctattttgcaggtacACAAAGATAGTAACATCCATCCAAGCAAATAGCAATAAAAAAggtttccatggagtaccatggatgtgaggggtgctaataccttccccttgcataaccgacttccttacttgtttctcttttcccttgggttttattgatattttcccttccctattttgggataaataaattACGGTGGCGACCCTGTTATATCTTTGAGTGTGTTatgcgttcgggtatattttTGCTAGCTTCAGGCAGAACCCCTTTCTTTCTAGTCATTCCATATATTGGTTCATGCCACCTTTACTATTTGATTCAAACATCATTACCCTGTGGATTCCAACAATAACATTGTCTTTTGGTACCAGTTATACTTCCCATCACTTCAGTCATACACATTCTTTCTTTTTTGTTTGTCTTGTCGGTCCTAATTGCTTAGACATACACCCTTTTTTTCAGTTTTTTCCGTcttagttctatgaactacggagctctgactttctcattgcactaaGATAGTACATAGGCATtaggatgtgaatccttggcgatCATATTAATTATTATTCCTATTATTCCCGTTCTCCAATCATTCACTTATCACTATTTATTATTCACTACCTACATTCAATATCTTCTACTAACCATTCATACCCAGTGATTTACTATTTCTTTGAACCAAATACAATATTTACTTGAGTTCCATACATACTTTTGGGTCAATAACCAATGCCCATCTCTGATCCAAGAGTTGTGTGTCTTGTATAGAAATACATTTCCTTTTGTGTCCTTGTAAGTTCTTATATAGGAAAATACCCTTCTTTTTGGCTTTATGCCAACCTTTTCTCTTGGGTTCAAATATACCTACTCTATGGGTTCAAACAACATTATCATTTGGTTCAAAACACACCTTTATCACTCTTCTTTCATCTCCCACCtttagttctatgaactacgaagctctgaatttcttattgcactataaggatacgtaggcatgagagCCCTAATCCTTACCAAGCAATTTTTTTATTTCTTCTCCTTTTTCCCTTTATCCTTTTGTGAGTAACATTTAGATAGTAACATCCATTCGATCAAGGAACAATCGAAACGGCTCCCGTTTAGTACAATAGATGTGgtggggtgctaataccttccccttgcataaccgacttccttaccctttttctcttccctcaagttttatcgatattttccctttccttcaggaataaataaagtttgatggcgaccctgttgtatcttcgagcgtgcgatacaCTCAGGTATTTTTCGCGTATCTTTAAATGGTTTTGCATATATTAGTTTTTTCCATGATTTTCATATTCTTTATTAAAACCTACAAAATGATACCACATTAATAATAAAAGCACTAAAAAATTAATGTATTACAAACATAATATGATGGAATGTCAtcaaccaccaccaccacctcAAAACAACAATTTCAACTACTTGTTGTCTTCAAATCTAAGCTATCAAATGAATATGCTAGATCTAGTTTTTATGCATCCAAGTGTCAATCCATGCATATCAATCGTCTCTCTAATACTGAATAATACAAATTATCACTAGAGGTCAAGATCGACGCCCGTGGCTATGAGATTGAAGAACAAACTATGatttgttttgaaaaaaaaaccctaatttgaaccaaGATTCAGACCAATTATCAATTTGTTGAGGAAAACGCGATGCAATGATAATGACTTGGTTAACCAACTCAATTGATGTAGAATTTGCTCATAGTGTGATGTGGATGGCATTGCTCAAGAAATTTGGAGACTGAAGGATCAATACCATTATGGAAATATCTTTTGCATTTGTTATCTTCAAAAGGAGGTTTATGTTCTTCGTGAAGGTGATCAATCTATTACCCTTTATTATAGTAACTAAAAAATTATGGCAAGAATTGGAAAATTTCCATCCAACACTTCAGTAAAACATACAAATCAAAATCACACAACTTTATATTAACACTTACAAACAATTTAAGAAATATATATAATTGAAAGAGACTCATATAACCATCAAGTTGCATCGTCTCAAATGTAGTAGACTCTCCAAGAGTGTTATAGATAGGCTTCGTAGAAACAAATCCATATGCTCATCCATGAAATCAAAGATCGATGATTTGGGATATATACCTCACATCAATGTAGATATTGTAACTTATATATAAAAATATCACATTCAACCAGATGCATCATGTATACTCTGGCGACCTTCATGTACATAACATGATCTACTAATGATACGTAAGTGTCATAGAGCCAAGAGAAACGAGAATGACCACCCTATTGAACTTAAACTCCTTCAGAATATTTTTTGTGTGTAACGCCTACATATGTGTCCACACTTATAGTCAAGGTTGTCAAACTCGCGAGTCTACTCAGACTTGTAAAGGGTATGTAGGCTCGACTCGTTGACTCGACTTGAAAAATCGTATTAGTCTATGGAAAATTAAAAATGACTTTCAAAAACTTGTATGTGACACATATATGAAACACACATACATTTTTAAACTTGTAAATGGCTCATATATGatacaaatatatataataaaacACCAATTAATATCAGAATTTAAATTTCATACTCCATAACgaatttcttttaaaaaaactcaataataaaacaaaaaaatagcAAAGTATGTATTTAAATACGTAAATTACTAAATTTTTCTTAGTTGACTACTACAGAAAGCAAAAAATAAGTCATTAAACAGATATGCTAATGGCTTTAAACATCCAAAGCTCTAGTGAAATCATCACCACCAATATcatcaccatcatcttcatcGATATCTTGAGTATCATAATTAAATTATGCCCCAGATGAAACACCTTCTTCATCATTAACCAAAGTCAGATTGTTTGAAGTTCCACTTCCACATATTTCAACATtgccacaaccaccaccaccattttATACAACATTATTAACAACAACACCAACTTCCACAACATTGTTAACAATAACATCATCTTGCTAAACATTAAATTCAGTTTGAATATTTTATTCATTAGGATCTTCATTTATCCATTCATCATCTTTGCACAAGAGAATATACAAGAGAAACACCTAAGTGAAATCTATAAGAAAATACTTACACAACGAAAGATTAATTTATAGAAATGAACGTGAACAAAGCAAGAGACAaaattgaaggtgagaaaaacaagaaagggggggtttgaattgtttgaaaaataagcgcttttccaaaatgaaaatcacacaatgattttatactggttcgcttataacacaaagctactccagtccacccggccaaggtgatttcgccttcaacaaggacttaatccactaatcttgaaagattacaaataacacctaagagagaagaaaatctcttagtcttcccaagtctacagactacacagagtcacttgaggaaatcaaacaaataaaagatacaagatatgtaatctagagtgcttctaggaaagcaagtattacaaacttaagaacagatttttcacttgataagcaaaagcttagtgaaactctttgagagcaaagatgattttcttgagcgtgaaataattcagtatagttttggctagttgatttctctttactgaatgttgattgcagcTCTATTTATATAAGAGTTGGAGTAGAGTagaatctggtggatattaaactgagtttactccatcacttaaatagcttctgcagtttaacttttcttctttgaagtgactacttaccacaagtagtatcttctctcttggaagtggagattaacgtctctttcttaatcaggaaatccaattgaaaatctttacttgtcttcaacgttactctttcatgattagcaaatccataatcagagtatttgtgtatctggagaaacttggaatcttgcttctgatgttgatctaaatagattctttagagggcgttgttcagagtcagGGCTTCTAGActtacttcatgttcagatgcttctgatactttgcagttttgtccagagtcagagcttcttgaatgagattccacttcagatgcttctgatacttgagaatttgtatctgatcttgttgtgcatctgatgacatcatcagatttattacttctttctttagaaccctgcacacttagaaacttttcgttagggtgccatttttggtttcatcctttgttatcatcaaaatcaaggaatctgttgtagaacaatttttgttcttacaatctccccctttttgatgatgacaaaacaacttaaaatagcagatgaaacatgaaataaataagatcagatagacaaaagctccccctgagttagtgctagggagttcagaagttcttaccagagctttccaagtaatgagatttctgaaaactttctgcaatttcttaaatttaatgttagagctatttaatcagagttatttttatcagagctatttaatcaattgttgcagagtgcttaaggttttagacaattttcatcagagctatttaatgatttctccccctttttgtcagaatcaaaaagacatagtaaaaaaaaaaaacttaaagagaaaaacacttcattaaaagAGAAACacaaaacatcagattcaaaaaaaagacagaagcaaaaacaacaaaaggcaagcaaaacaaaaaaatcctaagtgcctaagggttctgaggcaatttctgcaagatcatggcaagcatcgtctggatgttctcattgaccgtatcttgcttgtccattctgtctcggaggatattctgatcttccttaaggtccttcaaagtctgaagaatcATCGGAATAGCAgttgaagactccccctgagtcagagcctgctgggcttcagcttctgcagcagcttgagcttctgcatctgccagagccttagcttcagcttcttgttgccttaggatttctgcttcttttgccagtctttcttcctctagtctttttgcttcttcttcagcttccttagccaacctcTCCTCTTCTAGCCTTTTGGCCTCTGCTTCTCTGGCTAATCTCtcctggagtctttcctcagcatctctgatgtagccatttctgacttgttcagagacactcttcagcctataagactcagaggtcatccaactaatgactctgttccagtgtgtcctaacagatttaggatcatcactgacttcagagttgttagccagagacttgaccttctggattgaagcttctgctacctgcctgatggcttcctcaagggtaggtatggtaagttcaggttcaggttcaggtgaatgaggtggagagtttggagggctaagatttagagtttgaggttcagattctgcttctggttaaagactgggggatgaagcataaagaggatttaggtctaatgggtcagagtctggttcaggtacagcgggaataattggtggagtgatattagaggtgaagggatcaaatggttgagtttcagaggggagagttgttgtttgttgtggtggaagtgaagtttggagtggtgaggttacttcagattgtgttaGAGTTTGTTGTTGAGAGGCAAGTCTATGAGCATATAGAGTGGCTATTGTTGGGGAGTCAGGATCAGAAGGTTCATGGTCAGAGGAAACAATAACATAAGGTGGTGATTCTGGTAtagaggatgatgaagaagaagaagtgctttggtgagtttgtgaaggtatagagggaggaatgaaggttctagctatgtttagaactggtgtaggttgggaggttctggtgattgagggtgggatttcagaggtagtaTATAAGGGAGGTGTTGTGAGAGGGTGAGAAGAAGCCATCATAGGAACAGAAGTAGCAAGAGGAATAGACATACCAGAAGAAGAAGTTTGCAGAGGAGCAGGAGATTtggttccagaagattctccaagtccggctttctttgctttccttgcctcagcagctatctgtttctcagagatacctctcttgtatctgactagatcttcttctgaatccagacagtcatcgatgctgaaatcagagacatcaacaccttcttccagcagacgatgaagatagagggcaacaacgtctctgggctcattcttgaagaatctggccaggccatgaggcatcttcctctgatcttttagagattcccaggatacatccagagtgggcttgactctaatctctttgatgattcccatgctcttgagGTTTTTGGCATTTAGAGGCTTCCTtacatcaattgccagatcatccatacatctggtcttttccagagcgtctaccagtccatgctcaatgaagatgtcagagagcaatctacccagaggaatgtaggatctgggcttcatgttattcctggtttctctgactgaatccctcagatatctgaacaggagagtagggaggttgatcttg from Lathyrus oleraceus cultivar Zhongwan6 chromosome 7, CAAS_Psat_ZW6_1.0, whole genome shotgun sequence encodes the following:
- the LOC127101059 gene encoding UDP-glucose iridoid glucosyltransferase, with the protein product MENQTRLHLVLIPPPLKGHITPMLQLATILHSKGFSITIAHTHFNSPNPSNHPIFNFLPFFDGLSKTQITSKNFVDIASTLNTNCVSPLKETLVHHIAKLEKHDEKIACIIYDGFFHFIDSLAKELKLPSIVFRTTSATNILTYHVCAHLQTKGYLPLQDSKSLDLVPELELLRFKDLPIFNLTNPHDFLHSISKTLSITPLGVIFNTVESLEDSSLNHLHHLYNVNLFPIGPLHMIANEFDNISIVREKDNCISWLNNKPRKSVLYVSLGSIASWEEKELTEMACGLVKSRQNFLWVIRPETVTDVSSWLESLSEDVKLGVVERGCVVKWAPQSEVLAHEAVGGFWSHCGWNSTLESLCEGVPIICQPYFGDQRVNARLLSHVWKVGLEWCNVMERNEVEKVVRRLMVNQEGEELRKRAIELKHEIRLSLSGSSCDALDGLVKCILSMNV